One window of Cohnella hashimotonis genomic DNA carries:
- the acpP gene encoding acyl carrier protein, with the protein MSDVYDRVKRIVVERLGVEEAEVTNEANFKDDLGADSLDVVELVMELEDEFDLEISDEDAEKITTVGEVVNYIQSHA; encoded by the coding sequence ATGTCCGATGTATATGATCGCGTTAAACGCATCGTGGTCGAACGCCTGGGCGTAGAAGAGGCCGAAGTCACCAACGAAGCGAACTTTAAGGATGACTTGGGCGCCGACTCTCTTGATGTCGTCGAACTGGTAATGGAACTCGAAGACGAATTCGACTTGGAGATCTCCGATGAGGATGCAGAGAAGATCACTACGGTGGGAGAAGTCGTAAATTACATACAATCTCATGCCTAA
- the fabG gene encoding 3-oxoacyl-[acyl-carrier-protein] reductase, whose amino-acid sequence MAEFDLSGKAALVTGASRGIGRAIAIALAEAGCDVAVNYAGGEAAAKETADAIEALGRKAILVQANVGKAAEFDAMVQSAIEAFGKVDILVNNAGITRDNLIMRMKEEEFDAVIETNLKGVFNGIKAVTRPMMKQRYGRIINISSVVGVLGNAGQANYVAAKAGVIGLTKSAARELASRGITVNAVAPGFIETDMTDKLPADLREGMLKDIPLGRMGRPEEIASSVLYLASDSASYMTGQTIHVDGGMYM is encoded by the coding sequence ATGGCGGAGTTTGATCTTAGCGGCAAAGCCGCGCTCGTGACCGGCGCATCGCGCGGAATCGGCCGGGCCATTGCAATCGCGCTCGCCGAGGCGGGCTGCGACGTCGCCGTGAACTACGCTGGCGGCGAAGCTGCGGCCAAAGAGACGGCCGACGCGATCGAGGCGCTCGGGCGCAAGGCGATTCTGGTCCAGGCGAACGTCGGCAAAGCAGCGGAGTTCGACGCGATGGTGCAAAGCGCGATCGAGGCGTTCGGCAAGGTGGACATTCTCGTGAACAACGCGGGCATTACGCGGGATAACCTGATCATGCGGATGAAGGAAGAAGAATTCGACGCCGTTATCGAGACGAATCTCAAGGGCGTGTTCAACGGCATCAAGGCGGTCACCCGTCCGATGATGAAGCAGCGCTATGGGCGCATCATCAATATCTCCTCGGTCGTCGGCGTGCTCGGCAACGCGGGGCAGGCGAATTACGTGGCGGCCAAAGCCGGCGTCATCGGACTGACGAAGTCCGCGGCGAGGGAACTGGCGTCGCGAGGCATCACGGTCAACGCGGTCGCGCCGGGCTTCATCGAGACGGACATGACGGACAAGCTGCCGGCCGATCTTCGCGAAGGCATGCTGAAGGACATTCCGCTCGGCCGGATGGGCAGGCCCGAGGAGATCGCTTCGAGCGTGCTCTACCTGGCGTCGGACAGCGCGTCTTACATGACCGGGCAGACGATCCATGTCGACGGAGGCATGTACATGTAA
- the fabD gene encoding ACP S-malonyltransferase, which yields MGKIAFVFPGQGAQAVGMGKDAAEAFEASRHVYEAADRALGFSVSALCFEGPEDSLRQTANTQPALLATSVALLEAFKARGVKPDFVAGHSLGEYSALVAANVLDFADAIRLVRARGTFMEEAVPSGQGAMAATLGAEREALDALCRDISAAGTQVELANINCPGQIVVSGTAAGVAAVVERGKEAGAKRVIPLDVSGPFHSSLMRPAADRLASKLDEVAFRDAEVPVIANVTATAVGEGARLRELLVEQVVSPVLWEDSIRYLIGEGVDTFVEIGSGTVLAGLIKKIDKTVRVVSVNSAAGVNEAEFG from the coding sequence ATGGGTAAAATCGCATTCGTATTTCCCGGACAAGGGGCGCAGGCGGTCGGAATGGGCAAGGATGCCGCAGAAGCGTTCGAGGCTTCGCGTCATGTGTACGAGGCCGCCGATCGGGCGCTCGGATTTTCCGTGTCGGCGCTTTGCTTCGAAGGGCCGGAGGATTCGCTGCGACAAACGGCGAACACCCAGCCCGCGCTGCTTGCGACAAGCGTAGCGCTGCTCGAGGCGTTCAAGGCGAGAGGCGTAAAGCCGGATTTCGTTGCCGGCCACAGTCTCGGCGAATACAGCGCGCTCGTCGCCGCCAACGTCCTCGACTTCGCCGACGCCATCCGGCTCGTCCGCGCGCGCGGCACGTTCATGGAAGAAGCGGTGCCTAGCGGTCAGGGGGCGATGGCTGCGACGCTCGGCGCCGAGCGCGAAGCGCTTGACGCGCTCTGCCGCGACATCTCGGCTGCCGGCACGCAGGTCGAGCTCGCCAATATCAATTGCCCGGGCCAGATCGTCGTATCCGGCACGGCGGCGGGCGTCGCCGCGGTCGTCGAACGCGGCAAGGAGGCCGGCGCGAAGCGGGTCATCCCGCTGGACGTCAGCGGGCCGTTCCATTCGTCGCTCATGCGTCCCGCGGCCGACCGGCTCGCGTCCAAGCTTGACGAGGTCGCCTTCCGCGATGCCGAAGTGCCGGTGATCGCCAACGTGACGGCGACTGCGGTTGGCGAGGGCGCGCGATTGCGCGAACTGCTCGTGGAGCAGGTCGTGTCCCCCGTGTTGTGGGAAGACAGCATTCGTTATTTGATAGGCGAAGGCGTCGATACGTTCGTAGAAATCGGCTCGGGCACCGTACTGGCCGGCCTGATCAAGAAGATCGACAAGACGGTGCGGGTCGTATCCGTGAACAGCGCCGCCGGCGTCAACGAAGCGGAATTCGGTTGA
- a CDS encoding beta-ketoacyl-ACP synthase III, which yields MNGIPVGVLGIGKYAPERRLTNQELEQVVDTNDEWIVSRTGIRERRIAAGHEATSDLAYEAAVKALSSANITADQLDLIIVATITPDMFFPSTACILQDRLGAKKAAAFDLSAACSGFIYGLANASGFIALGMYKYALVIGADTLSRITDYTDRNTCVLFGDGAGAVVIGEVPEGRGFKSFELGADGSGGPHLRIQGGGSRQPSSEETVGGKRHFIEMNGREVFKFAARIMGNAAEEALRKAGVDKSEIDLLVPHQANIRIIQASLERLELPPEKCVINIDRYGNMSAASIPLALAEAVEEGRVSEGDTIAMVGFGGGLTWGASVLVW from the coding sequence ATGAATGGAATTCCCGTGGGCGTCCTCGGCATCGGCAAGTACGCGCCGGAGCGCCGCCTGACGAACCAAGAGCTCGAGCAAGTGGTGGATACGAACGACGAATGGATCGTTAGCCGTACAGGCATCCGCGAGCGCCGCATCGCGGCCGGGCACGAGGCGACGAGCGATCTGGCGTACGAAGCGGCCGTCAAGGCGCTGTCGTCGGCGAACATCACGGCGGATCAGCTCGATCTGATCATCGTCGCGACGATTACGCCCGACATGTTTTTCCCGTCGACCGCCTGCATCCTGCAGGATCGTCTCGGCGCGAAGAAGGCGGCCGCGTTCGATTTGTCCGCCGCCTGCTCCGGCTTCATCTACGGTCTCGCCAACGCATCCGGCTTCATCGCGCTCGGCATGTACAAGTACGCGCTCGTCATCGGCGCGGACACGCTTTCCCGGATTACCGATTACACGGACCGCAACACCTGCGTGCTGTTCGGCGACGGCGCCGGCGCCGTCGTCATCGGCGAAGTGCCCGAAGGACGCGGCTTCAAGTCGTTCGAGCTCGGGGCCGACGGCTCCGGAGGCCCGCATCTGCGCATCCAGGGCGGCGGCTCCCGCCAGCCTTCGTCCGAAGAGACGGTGGGCGGCAAGCGTCACTTCATCGAGATGAACGGCCGCGAGGTGTTCAAGTTCGCGGCGCGCATTATGGGCAACGCGGCCGAGGAAGCGCTCCGCAAGGCGGGCGTGGACAAGTCCGAGATCGATCTGCTCGTGCCGCATCAGGCGAACATCCGCATCATCCAGGCTTCGCTCGAACGGCTCGAGCTGCCGCCGGAGAAGTGCGTGATCAACATCGATCGGTACGGCAACATGTCGGCGGCTTCGATTCCGCTGGCGCTGGCCGAAGCCGTGGAAGAAGGCCGCGTAAGCGAAGGCGACACGATCGCCATGGTCGGCTTCGGCGGCGGCCTCACTTGGGGCGCTTCGGTATTGGTCTGGTAA
- the plsX gene encoding phosphate acyltransferase PlsX — MKIAIDAMGGDHAPRSTVEGALAAAAQWPKAELLLVGRPEALNPLLGAGKPSNVTIVPASDVIEPDDEPVRAVRRKPDASMNVAARMVKEGAADAMISAGNTGALMTAGLLVLGRLKGIDRPGLTSLFPTTDGKGVLTLDLGANMDAKPEHLLQYALMGSMYRQKVHGLAKPKVGLLNVGTEAAKGNELSKAAFELLETAPIHFIGNVEARDVLSRSCDVLVCDGFSGNILLKAIEGAAETVFGLLKQEMTSSLRSKLAAAVLRPNFRRVGKMMDYKVYNGAPLLGVNGLVVKSHGSSDATATMHAIRHTVAAIDNGLIPALAEEFGGK, encoded by the coding sequence ATGAAAATCGCCATAGACGCGATGGGCGGCGACCATGCGCCCCGCTCGACGGTAGAAGGCGCGCTGGCCGCAGCCGCGCAGTGGCCAAAAGCGGAGCTGCTGCTCGTCGGCCGGCCGGAGGCGCTGAATCCGCTGCTGGGCGCAGGCAAGCCTTCTAACGTGACGATCGTGCCCGCGTCCGACGTCATCGAGCCGGACGACGAACCCGTGCGCGCGGTGCGCCGCAAGCCGGACGCATCGATGAACGTGGCCGCCCGCATGGTAAAAGAGGGCGCCGCCGACGCAATGATCTCTGCGGGCAATACCGGCGCTTTGATGACGGCGGGCTTGCTGGTATTAGGCAGGCTTAAAGGCATCGACCGGCCGGGTCTGACCTCGCTTTTTCCAACGACGGACGGCAAGGGCGTCCTGACGCTCGATCTCGGCGCCAACATGGACGCGAAGCCCGAGCATCTGCTGCAGTACGCGCTGATGGGCAGCATGTACAGACAGAAGGTGCACGGACTCGCGAAGCCCAAGGTTGGGCTGCTTAACGTCGGCACCGAGGCGGCCAAAGGCAACGAGCTGAGCAAAGCCGCGTTCGAGCTGCTCGAGACGGCGCCGATTCACTTTATCGGCAACGTCGAGGCGCGCGACGTGCTTAGCCGCAGCTGCGACGTGCTCGTATGCGACGGTTTTTCCGGCAACATCCTGCTTAAGGCGATCGAGGGCGCGGCGGAGACGGTGTTCGGCCTGCTGAAGCAGGAGATGACGAGCAGCCTACGCTCCAAGCTGGCGGCGGCCGTGCTTCGACCAAACTTCAGGCGCGTCGGCAAGATGATGGATTACAAGGTGTACAACGGCGCGCCGCTGCTCGGTGTGAACGGACTGGTCGTCAAGAGCCATGGCTCCTCGGACGCCACCGCGACGATGCATGCGATCCGCCATACGGTAGCCGCGATCGACAACGGACTCATCCCTGCATTGGCCGAAGAATTCGGCGGAAAGTGA
- the fapR gene encoding transcription factor FapR has protein sequence MERMPKKQRHQQLARLIEDNPFLTDRELTRLLKVSIQTIRLDRLELAIPELRERLKLMAERSYDPVRSLPLHEVIGDILDLQLDKSGISMFEIRDEHVFSRSGIARGHHVFAQANSLAVAVINDEIALTASADIRFIRPARLGEKCIAKAYVRSSGVQKGKAKVEVFTYVGDEMVFQGNFVIYRSAGAADEEGAGEA, from the coding sequence ATGGAACGCATGCCCAAAAAGCAACGCCATCAGCAGCTCGCCCGCCTCATCGAAGACAATCCGTTCCTGACCGACCGGGAATTGACCCGCCTGCTCAAAGTCAGCATCCAGACGATCCGGCTCGACAGGCTGGAGCTGGCGATCCCCGAGCTGCGCGAGCGGCTCAAGCTGATGGCGGAGCGTTCCTACGATCCGGTCCGATCGCTGCCGCTGCATGAGGTCATCGGGGACATCCTCGATCTTCAGCTCGACAAGAGCGGCATTTCCATGTTCGAGATCCGGGACGAGCACGTCTTCTCCCGCAGCGGCATTGCGCGCGGTCATCATGTGTTCGCGCAGGCCAACTCGCTCGCGGTGGCCGTCATCAACGACGAGATCGCGCTGACCGCATCGGCGGATATCCGTTTCATTCGTCCTGCGAGGCTCGGGGAGAAGTGCATCGCCAAGGCGTATGTAAGATCCAGCGGCGTTCAGAAAGGCAAGGCGAAGGTGGAGGTATTCACTTACGTCGGCGACGAAATGGTGTTTCAAGGCAACTTTGTGATTTATCGCTCCGCAGGCGCTGCGGACGAGGAAGGAGCGGGAGAGGCATGA
- the rpmF gene encoding 50S ribosomal protein L32, translating to MAVPFGKTSKARKNKRRTHFKLVVPGLVKCEQCGELKISHRVCKVCGTYKSREIIKQ from the coding sequence ATGGCAGTACCTTTTGGCAAAACATCCAAAGCCCGCAAAAACAAGCGCCGGACGCACTTCAAATTGGTCGTTCCGGGTTTGGTCAAGTGCGAACAATGCGGAGAATTGAAAATCTCGCACCGCGTGTGCAAGGTTTGCGGCACGTACAAATCCCGCGAAATCATCAAGCAATAA
- a CDS encoding YceD family protein gives MLLNVQELRAAKAKVALHETIDVADLLSQIPGVRPAGPLEADVTAEPSGEFVQVEGQLDCNLEWTCVRCLTKFEEPLHIPYSESFKQVSQEVADLGEQDDEDFVPFHGDRLEIRPYLEDELLLNLPLSPTCSEDCKGLDPETGEDLNGKPERPRPIKIDPRLEALKGWFDSERS, from the coding sequence ATGTTGCTCAATGTACAGGAACTGAGGGCAGCCAAGGCTAAGGTCGCGCTGCACGAGACGATTGACGTCGCCGATCTGCTGTCGCAGATACCCGGCGTTCGTCCGGCCGGTCCGCTGGAAGCGGACGTTACGGCCGAGCCTTCCGGCGAGTTCGTTCAGGTAGAAGGCCAGCTTGACTGCAATCTCGAATGGACATGCGTTCGCTGCTTGACCAAGTTCGAAGAGCCGCTTCACATTCCTTACAGCGAGAGCTTTAAGCAAGTCTCGCAGGAAGTGGCGGATCTCGGAGAGCAGGACGACGAGGACTTCGTGCCGTTCCACGGCGATCGGCTGGAGATTCGGCCTTATCTCGAGGACGAACTGCTGCTGAATCTGCCGCTGTCGCCGACCTGCAGCGAAGACTGCAAGGGACTCGACCCGGAGACCGGCGAAGACCTGAACGGCAAGCCCGAGCGGCCGCGGCCGATCAAGATCGATCCGAGGCTGGAGGCGCTCAAAGGCTGGTTCGATTCCGAACGTTCATAA
- a CDS encoding nucleotidyltransferase, producing the protein MSTVGLVVEYNPLHNGHLYHIQQSRKITEAESVIAVMSGHFLQRGEPAIADKWSRTEMALRAGCDLVLELPVAYSAQPAQWFAYGAVAALAATGVCDALCFGSESGDAEALARIADRLSAEPESMRLRLGALLKEGLPYPSAYAAAARELLEAAGEADAAFGLAQPNHTLGLHYLLALRKLGCPMKALSIRREKSDYNQTAITDTAIASATALRKLIGEAGGALDGIAPYVPGSTLSVLRREASAGRAPVTWDVFARPLFHLLGSLPASELASYAEVTEGLEHRIKGALRDIRSWRVDELLDLLKTKRYTRTKLQRTLLRILLGHRKEDLDAERLAAGVQYVRVLGFTARGQALLRRMKKTAAVPVVHSAADGDWPYLAMDARATAVYTAALAASRPADAWRDYTQPPVRV; encoded by the coding sequence ATGTCCACCGTCGGCCTCGTCGTCGAATACAATCCGCTGCACAACGGTCATCTCTATCATATACAACAATCGCGCAAAATAACGGAAGCCGAATCCGTCATCGCCGTCATGAGCGGTCACTTTCTGCAGCGAGGCGAGCCGGCCATCGCGGACAAGTGGTCCCGTACGGAAATGGCGCTGCGCGCGGGCTGCGACCTCGTGCTCGAGCTGCCCGTCGCCTACAGCGCCCAGCCCGCCCAATGGTTCGCCTACGGCGCGGTCGCCGCACTGGCCGCGACCGGCGTCTGCGACGCGCTATGCTTCGGCAGCGAGAGCGGGGACGCCGAAGCGCTGGCTCGCATCGCCGATCGGCTGTCGGCCGAGCCCGAGTCGATGCGGCTTCGGCTGGGCGCGCTGCTGAAGGAGGGCCTGCCTTATCCGAGCGCCTATGCCGCGGCGGCCCGCGAGCTGCTTGAGGCCGCGGGGGAAGCTGACGCCGCGTTCGGTCTTGCGCAGCCGAACCATACGCTCGGGCTTCACTATTTGCTCGCGCTGCGCAAGCTGGGCTGTCCGATGAAGGCGCTGTCCATCCGGCGCGAAAAGTCGGACTACAATCAAACCGCGATCACCGATACGGCCATCGCCAGCGCGACGGCGCTGCGCAAGCTGATCGGAGAAGCGGGAGGCGCGCTGGACGGCATCGCGCCTTATGTGCCCGGCTCGACTTTGTCGGTGCTGCGCCGGGAGGCGTCGGCAGGCAGGGCGCCCGTGACGTGGGACGTCTTCGCCAGACCGCTGTTCCACCTGCTCGGCTCCCTGCCCGCGTCGGAGCTGGCGTCTTATGCCGAAGTGACCGAGGGACTCGAGCATCGCATCAAGGGCGCGCTGCGGGATATACGGTCCTGGCGCGTGGACGAGCTGCTGGACCTGCTTAAGACGAAGCGGTATACGCGCACGAAGCTGCAGCGGACGCTCTTGCGTATTCTGCTCGGCCACCGCAAGGAAGACTTGGATGCCGAACGGCTGGCCGCAGGCGTGCAGTACGTCCGCGTGCTCGGCTTCACGGCGCGGGGACAAGCGCTGCTAAGACGCATGAAAAAGACGGCGGCCGTGCCGGTCGTCCACTCCGCGGCGGACGGAGACTGGCCATATTTGGCGATGGACGCGCGGGCGACTGCGGTTTATACGGCAGCGCTTGCCGCCTCGCGTCCCGCAGATGCCTGGCGTGACTATACGCAGCCGCCAGTTCGAGTATAA
- a CDS encoding GNAT family N-acetyltransferase, whose protein sequence is MRIEPLGTGEEPPMDLLLLADPSEKLVSQYLKRGSCYVAKTEEAGVIGTYVLLPTRPDTAELVNVAVDERRQGRGIGKALVLHAVETARREGYRTIEVGTGNSGIGQLALYQKCGFRIVGVDFDFFVRHYDEPIVENDIPCRDMIRMCQDL, encoded by the coding sequence ATGAGAATCGAACCGTTAGGAACGGGAGAAGAGCCGCCGATGGATTTGCTGCTGCTCGCCGATCCGTCGGAGAAGCTGGTGTCTCAATATTTAAAGCGCGGCTCCTGTTACGTTGCCAAGACCGAGGAAGCGGGCGTTATCGGCACATATGTCCTGCTGCCTACGCGGCCGGATACTGCGGAGCTCGTGAACGTCGCGGTCGACGAGCGCCGTCAGGGGAGGGGCATCGGCAAAGCGCTCGTCCTGCATGCCGTCGAAACCGCAAGGCGCGAAGGGTATCGAACGATCGAGGTAGGTACGGGAAATTCGGGCATCGGACAGCTGGCGCTGTATCAAAAGTGCGGTTTCCGGATCGTCGGCGTGGATTTCGACTTTTTCGTGCGGCATTACGACGAGCCGATCGTCGAGAACGACATTCCGTGCAGGGACATGATCCGGATGTGCCAGGATTTATAG
- the coaD gene encoding pantetheine-phosphate adenylyltransferase: protein MNVKSNRPESEHRIAVYPGSFDPVTFGHLDIIRRAAKQYDRLIVAVLNNTSKSPLFTVEERTSLLLEVTKDLPNVEIGSFRDLLVRYLRSQQAQVIVRGIRSVTDFEYELQMASTNRQLDEGIETIFMMTNPKYSYLSSSIVKEIAKFDGAVQDLVPPAVEAALRGKFDKRD from the coding sequence ATGAACGTCAAATCGAATCGTCCGGAGAGCGAGCATCGCATCGCCGTGTACCCGGGCAGCTTCGACCCGGTCACGTTCGGACATCTGGACATTATCCGGCGCGCGGCTAAGCAGTACGACAGACTGATCGTCGCGGTGCTGAACAATACAAGCAAGAGCCCGTTGTTCACCGTCGAAGAGCGGACGAGCCTCCTGCTCGAAGTGACGAAGGATCTGCCGAACGTAGAGATCGGAAGCTTCAGAGACCTGCTCGTCAGGTATTTGCGATCGCAGCAAGCCCAGGTGATCGTCCGGGGCATCCGTTCCGTAACGGACTTCGAATACGAGCTGCAGATGGCTTCGACGAACCGTCAGCTCGACGAGGGCATCGAGACGATTTTCATGATGACGAACCCTAAGTATTCGTACCTCAGCTCGAGCATCGTCAAAGAGATCGCCAAGTTCGACGGCGCGGTGCAGGATCTTGTGCCGCCTGCGGTCGAGGCGGCGCTGCGCGGCAAGTTCGACAAGCGGGACTAA
- the rsmD gene encoding 16S rRNA (guanine(966)-N(2))-methyltransferase RsmD, with the protein MRVISGEARGRPLKAVPGQTTRPTTDKVKEALFSMIGPYFDGERVLDLFAGTGGLGIEALSRGAGKAVFVDANMRSIEVVRANLAATRLSDKAEIYRQDAVKAIRLLEQRGCEPFDLVFLDPPYVMKNGDELLLELTARGLAGEDTVTVIEHESGFEYGERIGIFERRRLALYGETAISIYKYGGEA; encoded by the coding sequence ATGAGAGTCATATCCGGAGAGGCCAGAGGACGGCCGCTCAAGGCGGTGCCGGGCCAGACGACCCGTCCGACGACGGACAAGGTCAAGGAAGCCCTCTTTAGCATGATCGGGCCTTATTTTGACGGGGAGCGCGTACTCGACCTGTTCGCCGGGACAGGCGGGCTCGGGATCGAGGCGCTCAGCCGAGGCGCGGGAAAAGCCGTTTTCGTCGACGCGAATATGCGCAGCATCGAGGTGGTTCGCGCCAATCTGGCGGCGACGCGCTTATCCGACAAGGCCGAGATTTACCGCCAGGACGCCGTCAAGGCGATCAGACTGCTTGAGCAGCGCGGCTGCGAGCCGTTCGACCTGGTATTTCTCGATCCGCCCTATGTCATGAAAAATGGCGACGAGCTTCTGCTGGAGCTGACGGCACGCGGACTCGCCGGCGAGGATACGGTGACGGTCATCGAGCATGAGTCCGGTTTCGAATACGGGGAGAGAATCGGGATTTTCGAACGGCGAAGGCTCGCTCTGTACGGCGAGACCGCGATATCCATCTATAAATACGGAGGCGAAGCCTAG
- a CDS encoding pentapeptide repeat-containing protein: protein MFQYSQQTYEGVSFGSQDLRYGELAGCTFIRCSFAHGSMEEIASVKCRFVGCDFRGASLNGSVHTESAFENCNFDGADLFVSKFDRCKMMGSTFSNTVLDGISILQGDWSYTNLRHAKLAKQDLRGIKFYEADLAGAQLTKADLRDCDLSMASLAKADLQGADARGAKMDGVDFKQFAVSGLRMDQEQAVLFSLSHGAKVG, encoded by the coding sequence TTGTTCCAATATAGTCAACAAACCTACGAAGGCGTCAGCTTCGGCAGCCAGGATCTGCGATACGGCGAGCTGGCCGGCTGCACGTTCATCCGCTGTTCGTTCGCGCACGGCTCCATGGAGGAGATCGCGTCCGTCAAATGCCGCTTCGTCGGCTGCGATTTTCGCGGCGCTTCGCTAAACGGCTCCGTGCATACGGAATCCGCGTTCGAAAATTGCAACTTCGACGGCGCAGATCTGTTCGTCTCGAAGTTCGATCGCTGCAAAATGATGGGCTCGACGTTTTCGAACACCGTCCTGGACGGCATCTCCATCCTTCAGGGCGATTGGTCTTATACGAATTTGAGGCATGCTAAGCTGGCCAAGCAGGATTTGCGCGGCATCAAATTTTACGAGGCGGACTTGGCCGGCGCACAGCTGACCAAGGCGGATCTGAGAGACTGCGATCTGTCGATGGCCTCTCTTGCCAAAGCGGACCTGCAGGGAGCCGACGCAAGAGGCGCCAAAATGGACGGCGTCGACTTCAAGCAATTCGCCGTCTCCGGGCTGCGGATGGACCAGGAGCAAGCCGTCCTCTTCTCCCTGTCGCACGGAGCCAAGGTCGGCTGA
- a CDS encoding TatD family hydrolase: MAYDAHVHVDQYPPERRDSLLAEAFAAGVRGIVAVSMNPDSCGETRRLAALWPGRVMPAYGHHPEQPPLAADELERLCDRIRRLAEDAESFAIGEVGLPYYTRTEAEARGEAFDEAPYLAQLDVFASLAAELDRPIALHAVYEDADKALDVLDRRGVRRAHFHWYKGAPGTTARIAARGHFISLTPDVLYEPDIRGLAALFPLGQLMAETDGPWPFEGPFAGTETTPAMTLAVAREIAAIRGMELEAVERTLDLNTAAFYGFG; encoded by the coding sequence ATGGCGTATGACGCGCATGTGCACGTCGACCAGTATCCGCCGGAAAGACGTGATTCTCTGCTCGCGGAGGCATTCGCGGCAGGCGTACGAGGCATCGTCGCCGTCTCGATGAACCCGGATTCCTGCGGGGAGACGCGGCGGCTCGCTGCGCTCTGGCCCGGGCGAGTGATGCCCGCCTACGGTCATCACCCCGAGCAGCCGCCGCTCGCAGCGGACGAACTCGAGCGGCTGTGCGACCGAATTCGCCGGCTTGCTGAGGACGCCGAGTCATTCGCGATCGGCGAGGTCGGGCTGCCGTATTATACGCGCACGGAGGCCGAGGCGCGGGGCGAAGCGTTCGACGAAGCGCCTTATTTGGCGCAGCTCGACGTATTCGCGAGCCTTGCCGCCGAGCTGGACCGTCCGATCGCGCTGCACGCGGTGTACGAAGATGCGGACAAGGCGCTTGACGTGCTGGATCGCCGCGGCGTGCGCCGGGCGCATTTTCATTGGTACAAGGGAGCGCCCGGGACCACGGCGCGAATTGCCGCGCGCGGGCACTTCATCTCGCTCACGCCCGATGTACTGTACGAGCCCGATATCAGGGGGCTCGCGGCTTTGTTTCCGCTCGGGCAGTTGATGGCGGAGACGGACGGCCCCTGGCCTTTCGAAGGTCCGTTCGCAGGGACGGAGACGACGCCGGCCATGACGCTTGCGGTCGCGCGCGAGATTGCCGCGATTCGCGGGATGGAGCTTGAGGCGGTTGAGCGGACGTTGGACCTCAATACGGCGGCCTTTTACGGTTTCGGTTGA
- a CDS encoding ABC transporter ATP-binding protein — MSEKAKLELIDIHHSYARGKKNHPVLGGISLTVADGEFVTLLGPSGSGKSTLFRLIGGVELPAAGRILIDGAETTGRRGQISYMPQQASLFPWLSVGANIASALTTAGIERRRAAAMAEEWLGRIGLGDVADEYPQVLSGGMQQRVSFLRALLMPRGVMCLDEPFAALDALTRAEMQTWLLRLWEEERRSVLFVTHSIEEALTLSDRIYVLSKAPASVLREIRVPFERPRRADVWKEPAFVALKEEVLALLERGGAGHGV; from the coding sequence ATGAGCGAAAAAGCGAAGCTCGAACTGATCGACATTCATCATAGCTATGCGCGCGGCAAGAAAAACCATCCCGTGCTCGGCGGCATCTCGCTGACAGTCGCGGACGGCGAGTTCGTCACGCTGCTCGGTCCGTCCGGCAGCGGCAAGTCGACGCTTTTCCGCCTGATCGGCGGCGTCGAGCTTCCGGCTGCCGGACGTATCCTGATCGACGGCGCGGAGACGACCGGCCGGCGCGGGCAGATCAGCTACATGCCGCAGCAGGCATCGTTGTTCCCCTGGCTGTCGGTCGGCGCCAATATCGCCTCCGCGCTGACGACGGCCGGGATCGAGCGGCGGCGCGCGGCGGCGATGGCGGAGGAGTGGCTTGGTCGCATCGGGCTCGGCGACGTGGCTGACGAATATCCGCAGGTGCTGTCCGGGGGGATGCAGCAGCGCGTGTCTTTTTTGCGGGCGCTGCTCATGCCGCGCGGCGTTATGTGTCTCGACGAGCCGTTCGCCGCGCTCGACGCGCTCACCAGGGCGGAGATGCAAACGTGGCTGCTGCGGCTGTGGGAGGAGGAACGGCGCTCTGTATTGTTCGTCACGCACAGCATCGAGGAGGCGCTGACGCTGTCGGATCGCATTTACGTGCTTTCCAAGGCGCCGGCTTCCGTCTTGCGGGAGATCCGTGTGCCGTTCGAGCGGCCTCGCCGGGCGGATGTCTGGAAGGAGCCGGCGTTCGTAGCGCTCAAGGAAGAAGTGCTGGCATTGCTGGAGCGGGGAGGTGCCGGCCATGGCGTATGA